CCTGTCACCTGATTTTAGTTGTCTGAAATTACAGGCTGTTCCCTAAACCAATCCGGGTTCTTTTATACGCGTTTACTTTAAAACTATCTTTGAGGTACCATTAATAAGAGGCATATTTGGAGGGCAATTTATTCCTTCCTAAAACAGGTGTTGAAAACAAATTTGAGCTGAACTCTCCTGGAAAGGTTGAGTTCTCAGATAACTTCCCACCTCTTTACCGACTAGTACACTACAGAACCTTCTTAGACAATGCACACAACTTTCAGATAGCTGACGTTAAGATGAATCCTGCACCAAAAATTCAATAACATGATTGAAACACATTATTCACATACAAGGTGTATTTATTTTGACATTCATCCATCTGTAGCTTCTGCTATATGGAATAAGAATGGAGTCCTGAGAATTTCATAGGATATTGACATAATTCAATCCACTGCATAAAACACAATTGTAATTTACTGTGTGTCCAAAATACCTCCAGCTGTCCAAGACTGACTACAGCTTAAACAAGAGAAGTAAATGCCATACTCTGAGCAGAAGCCATTTCTCAACATTCTCCATTGTGGACAAGGCACTTTGGATGGTAGGAGTCTAAATTCATCAGGAGTTACTTACCTACCTAGTTGTTTCATGATCAAAGGAAAATTCATACTGTAGCCAGTCCCAGAGTTCATTGTTCCCAGCTTTCTATCTTAGGAGATCATGTCCATCCTCCTTTTGACATGCTTATTGACATTATTATTCCAAATTCTACCTCTTTCTGTCAGGGTGAGTTAGTTTATGTGAATTATGGCCGCACTGAGGACTTCTCTAAGCTAGAACGTGAAATGGGAATTAACTGTACAGGAAAGATTGTTATTGCCAGATATGGGAAGATCTTCAGAGGAAATAAGGTAATATCTTTTTATACAAATGTTACTTGTCCTTCAATTGATTTCAAGAGACTGAAACACCTAAAGTGTTCTGGAGATTTTAGCATAACTGAATTTTCATAGAGCCATGTTCAAAGATCATACTTTAGTAGAAGATATGAAATACATAATTGATATAAATATAACACATCTATAGGATAAACGTTGTAGAATGTCACATATTGTTTATGTTTGTTTGCATACTGTAAACTGTTCCAAAATATTACTAACATTCTTGAGTAGTACACTCCAGCTCTGGACTACACTGTTCAGCTGTGCTTTAAGAAACCTATATTCTGTTTTCCTTAGAATAGTTTCTGTGTACCATATGtggaaattatttaaaattctgtatttgtttATTCAATGTCTCtatcatataaatattttaaactacaCATCTCTGTAGATTTCCATGATCTGACAGGAAAGGACATAGATCATGTGCACATTTCAGGCATACACTTGGGTTATTTACTCAATAGTAAATAGGGATGTAAGAAGACAGTTTTTTCATATATAGGGTGTACATTTCAATAGTCAGTTGATTGTATTGATCTGGATGATGGAATATAAACTCAGGTTACATAGTAATACTGGGAAAGATGTTTTCCATGTCACTGCAGTTGTCTCCTAACTAAAATTCAAAGCAATAGCAGACCTGTTATTTTCATGTGGAGCCTGATATCTGCATATATATTTTCAGGAAATTTTATGATATCAGACAGTTAGGAACCTTTTACTTAGCCCAAGCACTGTAAAAGGCCTTAAGGAATAATCACTGTAATATATAATGATTTCTTTTGCCTCTTGAACTCTTGTGTCAAACTATAGAGAACTGGATAGGGACTATAGATGTGCTTTGCaggtgaagaatgctgaactgGCAGGTGCCAAGGGGCTTATTCTGTACTCGGACCCTGCTGACTACTGCGCCCCGGGAACAGAGCCATATCCCAATGGTTGGAACCTTCCAGGTGGAGGAGCCCAGCGTGGAAATGTACTAAACCTGAATGGAGCAGGAGATCCCCTGACACCAGGTTATCCTGCAAAAGGTGAGTGACACTAGAGAGGTCATGCTCTAAGGACCTGGTTTCAggaaaggagcagggaggtAATGTGGATGTTCTTTCACTTGTAACACAACACATTTTTTCTTGGTCTTTGTGTTGCTCAAGAGAGGCAGCTTTGGGCTTATGTCAGTGGGTCATTTCTGTAAAAGGTGCATGAGAGAAAGTGAGGGGATGTTAAGGGAGCCATGCAGTGCAGTGCTCAGCTGCTTAACTTCACAGGCACACCCAAGTTAGCCCAGAGATCATGGCACAAGTATTCAAAATCTGAAGCCTgcctcttttctctctgcttttcatctGTAAGTCAGCAAGGAGCCAGCCTGCACACCTCAGTTTTCTTTGCTACAGTACTCCTTTCTGCAGGATCTGGAGTGCTTTCTCTCCACAAGAGCCCCTGCTGGCACTTCTGAGATGTGTCATACTGGGACTCATCACCTGGCTGCACCTAAGGCTCCTAAGAAGTTGACCATTCCCCACTGATTCATCACCTTCACCTCATGCTTCCTCATCTGCTTATTTGAGTGCTGCCCAAGCTTTTTCATTTAGCACATAACCCAGATCATTTTGACTGAAATGCATTAAGAACCACAGGCACTTGAACCTGCATATCTGAGGGAGGCATTCACCTCAAGGAGAGCAGTGCCTAAGTGCTGGCGAAAGTTGCCTTGAGCCAGCACAACATGAGCTGAAAGAGCATACATGTTCACAGGGGCAGCATGGCATGGGCAGACCATGAGTAAGATTTCCGATTCCTTGTGCTGGAGTTGGTGATCTCATAGATGAACTTCTGTCTGCCTTTCTCAACAAGGGTCCTTGTGAATGTTGTATCAAGGagaaaatttcttttccatatCTGCTGGCTTGCAAATATCAAATTTTGTCCATGTTGGGAAAATTCTCATTTGTAAAAAACCCCATGATTTATATTTGAACTTTGTAGAATGAAGCCTAGGCTTCATTTTGTTTacaaaaacagtaaaacagaACATTTGGTAGCCCAGTGTAGATGATTTTATCTGCATCTCTTACCAACTGGCAACATTTTTTTAGTTCCCATGTGAACATGCCAAGCATCAGACTATGGGCTCCATCTTTGTTCTTGTTCTTTATCTATGACTTCGTCTGAAGTTCTTTCTCATAGAGAGAAATACTTCTACATAAAAGCATTTCAACACAAAAAAatttaacaatttaaaaaattccAGCCAGCTCTAAACACCTGACTGCAGACAATATGGGAGAACCTTTGTTAGTTTCTCTCTGAAAACATGTTGGTAAAGCATAAAGGATGAAATCACTGATGAAACATTGGCCATTTGAGGGGAGTGAAATGATTGTCCCTGTCTCCAGTGCTAAGACTGTGCTATGAACTGTACAGGTTCCTTCTGAGAGTTGTAAATGTGAAAAGAGCtgttttttgctttcagaatacaCCTACCGGTTAGACAAAGCCAGTGGTGTAGGTCTCCCAAAAATCCCAGTTCATCCCATTGGCTATCACGATGCTGAGTCATTGCTGCGGTAAGTATATGGGAGACATGAGGAATTTTAAGCAGATTGTTTTTTGAAAGCTGTAAgagcatttgaaaaagaaaatacttttgtgCTGTGCTTCTACTGTAGCTGTTGAAATAGTATATATTTGTCATTAAGTTCTTTGTAGGAGGTGAATCTACTCCTGCATATCCGATATGTACAAAGTGATCTGGAAAGGATCATTTGTAATATATCATGATGAGTCAAGTATAGTGAAGTTGTAAAGTGCCTCTCAGTCTGAATAAAGGCAAAAGTTTTTGAGGATGGCATGATACCTGTATTTTGTAAAAGACCACAAATGAAATAACTCACTTGTCCAGGGAAATACTTGCTATGCATGTTTGGTGGGATAGTAGCTGTACTTAAATGAAGAGGTGTGCTTTAGATGTCTTGTGTTGCACATATATGAAATGGTGCTAGAGAACTAATATAAGGACACTGAGAAAACTCCGGATATTATAGGAGATTTAATAGACATCTACATGTCACTAAATGTACTTAATAAACATGCAGGTGACATGGCTACCAGCTTGCCAGAGGGTAGCGTTAAAATTCATAATTATCTTAATGAACCAGAGAAGTTCTCTGAAAAGACTAGAATGTGATGGAATTGGCAAGTGTATTATTCCCCTAAAAATGCAGCAGTAATCATCTGTACCAAGTAGAGAGATGCAGAGCTGGAAATGCCAGAGTTGGCACAGTACCATGGAAAAAGTTTATGCAATAAGTGAACATAATCCTGAGTGTGTATTTATATAGGAATTTTACATCTAAGTCACATAAGTAATCATTCTGCTCTATCTTAGGCCTCTGTTTAAGTCTTGGTTCTCTGTGCACGTTTCCTCTCAAGTATGgaaactatttatttttatgtaaagcAGAATTTTACTGTCTTTGGTGGTTTTACATACCTGATGTTCATTAACACTCCTGTAGCGGTTTTTCTATTTCCTCCCAAACTTTTGTTAACTAATATATCTCCAAACCTTCTGTGAAAAAAACTTTATAGTCATTGCTATTATGAGGATAACTGCTCATAATTTTAAAGGTAGAGGttaaaaaaccctctttttttccattgacaGCTAGTAGTGGTAGAGCAGATTAATATGTGCAAATATGGTGTAGCTAGACATTTCTCTTGAATAAATTGTAAATAGTTTTAGAACTTGGTTTTAACAATTATGAATGACATTTAAATCCTCTAAAAATACTGGGTCCTTGTTTCCAATTTTGAACTTGAAGATATGCTGAAGAGTTCTGTGGAATAAAGTTTGACTGAAGTATGCATTTACAGTAAAGGACATACTTTTGTTTATAATTAAGGTGTTTTGCCTTAGAAGAACAAGAACATCCAGCatactttttatttattcttttgctTCTTACAAGTTCATGTCAAAAATATAAGTCCTTTAGAACAGATGAATAAGGATGGATAATTGCAATCCACTGAACTTCCAATTGTGTTAACTGGGGAAAATGATCTCGCCTTTCACAGCGGAACAAGAAAAGGTGGCATAGACTTACCATGTTTCTTCAATTTTAGACATCTTTGAAACATATCAACTCTGTTACCAGATTAAACCATGTTCAGAGACAGAGACTGGAAGACAACTGCCTGTGCTGTTAAACTGTTAAAATGGTCCAGGTTGCTCTCAGCTATCTCCAATGCAAATGCATTTCAAGGAAGTAGAAAATTCCAGGGATCATTTGCAAGAGTTGGTTTGTATGCAAGACCTTTGGAAGCCAACACTGTATTCCAAGATGGCTGTAGGCTGTTCCAAACTAATCTCTCTCTTCAGGACTGTGTTAGGTATTAACACAACTAAAAAGACATTATTCTCCCCTGGAAGCTTGTAGTATAAATTGTCTGAGACAAAGAGTGTCACCATGGTCTCTGTGTGCGTGGAACCTAACAAATCTGGTTCCTGACTCCTCATTTGTGTTTGGTTCTATTGTAAGATGTCTCtaatgattttttctttttccataatagTAATATGGGAGGATATGCACCACCACACAATAGCTGGAAAGGAAATCTGAACGTATCTTATAATGTTGGTCCTGGTTTCGCAACGAATTATTCTACAAGGTCAGTTTTGATTCATTATGAAAGCGTACTTGGGATCAGAATAATAGGGAGAGCAATAGTATTTGACCAAAGGTAGAGTAGTTGCGGTTATTTGCATCATTCATTCTCTTGATTCAGAACGTTTCTTGGGCTGAAATAAGCTCAGTGGAAAGCTTCTGTAGATTTACATTTTGATTGGATGGATATGACTGAATTGCTTTGGTTTCGGGCTAGTGttgtttcatttgaaaagcaTCTAGCCTTTGAGAAACTGTTTGGTGACATTGATCTTTTTTTtgagaactgatttttttagttgtttttatctttttaaattttctatgGGTCCAACACCTGATCTCACCTATTGCCTTATATAAAACAGCATTAACCTACAGATCaagttttcaagaaaaatagttttaactATAATGTCATTTTTAGTGCTTCTGATTGTTTTTACACTGATTTAGTAATTAAAGTTTAGGACTAAAGTCCAAGTGTTCCAGTAAATGCTGAACTGCTGTACCCATTTTTCATACAAACTGTTTGACCTTTTCACAGTGTCTTAGTCATGCcacatgaaaaataatgtcTAAAAAATATACTGGCAATGcttgaggatgagttgttgcACTTCCAACTGTGTTTAGATAAACAAAGTCTCTTGATGCAACTCAGGTTgttgatttcatttttgttctttcaaaTTTAAAACTAGCTGCTGGCGAAAAAATCTTTGAATTTGGAGTTCCAGCTTATTATCCATATAAATCTTATTGACATCAGTAACTGTACATAGCTTTCAAGGTCTAAATGCTGCTCTCAACTGCTCAAGTAtaaacccaggaaaaaaaacaatgctgaaatattttcagatttacTTGGGTTTAAGAGAGGATAAATTGGGCCAAAATGCTTTCCTTGCAATTTATGTTGTATGCTTTTGAAACGTGTCAAGATGGTTTATTATCTAATCTTTTGAACTTTCTTCTCAATACACCAGAAAGGTGAAAATGCACATTCATAGTAACAATGAAGTAAGAAGGATTTACAATGTGATTGGTACCATCAGAGGCTCAGTGGAACCAGGTAAAGTCATTTGTCTTCAGTGTAATGTGAGCATGCAGTGACCTCTACGTACCCTTCATAGTTATAAGGGGAAAATGAGGAATATAGCTTTCTCTGAAATATTGCACTACATGATCATTGGTGTGGAAATATTTCTTGCACCAGCTTTCATATGGTTCTGAGTATATCAGCACTTTCACTGCAGATGCTGATTTTCTGAAGAGGGTGTCATAACCATGACAGAAATACTTGTCTTCAGGCAAGTAACTGCAATtgacagaatatttttaagtgGATATTCCTACCTACTAACAGGGGAAAGGATTTTGCATTCCATCTGAAGACATATCCACCACTGTTGACTTTTTATCTGTCCTGCAGTCTCTTGTAACCAGTGTGATTTTACACTATAAAAAAACAGATGCGTAGACATGCCGCTTAACTTGTAACACCAGCAGTTCCTGGTTGCCTGAAGTGCAACTGTTAACCATATACAGTATCACAGAGATCTAATCTGGCTTTGGTTTTATTAATCACATCTCTGTTGTGATTTGGACAACCTTTGTTATAATTGATTATGTATATATTCAGAGAAACAGCATATCTTAATGTTGTGAGTCAGCATACTGTACAAAAACAATTAGTGGATCAGTTTTACCATGAAATATAGTGTTGTGAAATATGAAAAGATGCTTCTGCCTTCAGAGGAAACTAAAGTATTTCTAATCATAGAAGTAACATTATGGACTTTAAGAGGTTTTAAGTATTATAGGATCAAGTTACTGTGTTTGACAAATTCTGTAGGACTgcttgaaaatggaaaaaaaaaggtctttgaagatttaaaatgtcttttgcttttctaCTATGTATATTACAAACTATTAAGCTTTGTTGCCTGATATCTACATGGAAAATTAGAAATTATTTCCAACTAACATCCCtatggcaggaaaaaaatgttttctaagtAAACTTCTGTAATGAATTTCCTTAGACAGATACGTCATCCTGGGAGGCCATCGTGACTCGTGGGTATTTGGTGGCATTGATCCTCAGAGTGGGGCAGCTGTAGTTCATGAGATTGTGAGGAGctttggaaaactgaaaaggaaaggtAACGTAATGATAGAATAAAGCACAGCAAAATCGCTCTTCTCAGCAGTGCCCATTGATTTCTCTGGGATTTAAGCATATGCTTGAAATGAAACACTCATTGTTCTCTCAGGTAAGCacgctgctctgcagctggtcATGAGGTCCAGTTACCACCTTGGTGCATGTGAGGTACTTCTCCAGAGAAGGTACAcctaaaggaaacaaaaccaaattggGGGATACTGAAATAAATATGACATTTAGGTCCAATTGATTACTATGTATTTGAGGCCGATCATTCTGGATGTTTTAGTAGTCCTATCAATTTGATACAGTGGTTGAATAATCAAGGCTTTATCAGGGCAACATTGAGAACCTTCTCAGCACTTGTCAATAGTTTGGAGGCAGACCCAAGAATAAATAAGGCATGTCTGTGTAATGCAAAGAATGAGCTGTGCAAACATAGTAGGAGGTAATGGTTAAAAATACCTCATGCCTAGTTACATTAGAATAGGAACAAATGTCACTTGTACCCAATTTCTACTGCTGTCAAAGCAAATGCTACCTTCCTATCTGACATGCTATGGAAAGAAGCTCTGACATAACTCATAGATTGTGCTTGAGGAGCTTTTTTTGCCTACCCATTATGCTTAAAACCTATTGACATTtagttttctttccattccCTTCCAGTTATTGTATATCAGGGGAAGCAGTCTTTGGAATGCAAGctggaggaaaataaaaaagtagaaagaaagagaggaaaagatgaaaagattCCAGTATCCTCAAAGAAAACTTTGGGCAGAGATACAAAGGCAGAGTAATAGAGCCTGTTCCATTTGGCCTAGTTTTTAATCAAATGTAGAACTCGAAATGAAAGATCTTTATTTTGAAGGTGATCTGTCAAAGTTTCAGGGAATTCCTTAAGTTTTGAAATCCAGCATTTGGGAGACAGGTGAAAGGAATTCAGTAATAGACATGAAAACATGACATGCACTTTTCTGTCAAAGGAGGCACTGGTAGAGAATGAGTTTGTGCACAAGCACATTCTTTTATCATGTTCAGAGTTTTAAATTTTAGAAAATTTATTGCAATTAAAACTGAGAGAATGCATTGTTTGACACCGTTTTGAAGTAGAAGTGAGATTACTACAAAATTGGCAAACCGTCATTAGATTAAGTTAGTGAAGAAGTTGGTGTTAAAGTTCCTAAAACACACTTCTTTCCCCACAGATCAGTATAAAAGATGAGCCTccaaagaaagactttttttcacaTTAGTTATCAAGTAACAAGCAGTCTTTACTTCTGTAATCcagttttcatgtttttttattGCAGGATGGAGGCCAAGGAGAACAGTGAAATTTGCAAGTTGGGATGCAGAGGAATTTGGCTTGTTAGGATCAACAGAGTGGGCTGAGGTAAACCAATAACGTTCAAAGACAAATTTGCACAGTGGCAGATCTTTGAGAAATCTGTACTAGAAAGGAAAACTTCTACCTCTGCCCCCAACTCTTAAGTTTGCTTTCTGACTGCCAAGAATATATAGCCCATTGCAGTGTACGATGCCTTTCCCTGAAACAACTGTTACTTCTGTGGATGGGAAAATagtttggaggaagaaaaaagttcatcataattttcttcctcttttctttctcatagGAAAATGCCAAAGTATTGCAAGCAAGAGGAGTGGCTTATATTAATGCAGATTCCTCCATTGAAGGTACATAGTTCTGACTTGGGTTTTACAGGAACAGTGATGGTATATATGTATGATGGGAGGCATTTTGGCTTGGAGATCCATAAAAGCTTTTATATGATAATTCTGTTGCAGTAGTTTGGGACTAGATACAGGGGAAACAGTAATCCAGAATCTTAATGTATCCTTCAGATATTCCTGTTGCCTCAGGGAAGAAGTCTGTTACAGTAGCTACACTATTTGTGAAGTCATGAGGAGGGACAAGAGATGTTGTGCCTCTATCAACAGTTTAAagtcatcttttccttttacaaTGTGCCTAATAAACATCAGGACATAAGAAAAGCTCTTAAGAGTTCCTTCAGAAGCTGGGCTGTAATTCATCCTGACCAATACAAATGCACTTAAAAGAGCACAGGAGAATTCTTCTATAGGGAGAATCGTCTTGTTCCTTGTCAAGAGCGTAACTTTAGTCCTTTTCTTATTAATAATGGCACTGGGTTTCAACTGAATAGAACTTGCTTCTTTTAATAAATAGTTTTCCCTGTTTTTCAGGAAACTACACTCTACGAGTGGATTGCACACCACTGCTCTACAGACTGGTGTACAGCCTGACTAAAGAGGTAATACCACCTGAAATTTTTAGCCAGCTTGTTCATGGTCACTTACCGGGTGGGGCTCTGTGTATGGTGTCAGATGTTTCCTTTCTGACTGCACTACCCCTTTAAAGTCTACAGCTAAGTAACTGGAGCTTTTCCCCACGAGTAGCAGAGGGATTTCAAGCTTATACCTTTAAATTGTTAGCTATACAGGAGTAGGGGATTTTTCTATTCCTCCTGTGAAAGTATCCCTTctaagaacaaaagaataaaaaaatgccATGAGCTAGAGGATGGAAATAAGCACAAACCTGGCTACCCAGTCCAGCTACAGCCCATGGTAATGGGAGACTGACTCCTTTTAGGCCGGAGAAGAAATTAGGCTTGCTACAGTGTTCTTTTTTAGGATGACGTGACAGTTTTGGCCAATGTGCTCAGCTTCAGTG
Above is a window of Colius striatus isolate bColStr4 chromosome 1, bColStr4.1.hap1, whole genome shotgun sequence DNA encoding:
- the LOC104554559 gene encoding glutamate carboxypeptidase 2-like isoform X2; protein product: MWTSLGTMTESASSRAASGRFWAVVLGVATGLFLFGFLIGWFAKSAEKKTSVSPHEDIKAAFMAEMKAENIKQFLRNFTRLPHLAGTKENLHLAQQVQAEWKEFGLDSVELVHYDVLLSYPDDTKPNYISIIDEHGNEIFNTSLSEPPPPGYETIRDVVPPYSAFSAQGVPEGELVYVNYGRTEDFSKLEREMGINCTGKIVIARYGKIFRGNKVKNAELAGAKGLILYSDPADYCAPGTEPYPNGWNLPGGGAQRGNVLNLNGAGDPLTPGYPAKEYTYRLDKASGVGLPKIPVHPIGYHDAESLLRNMGGYAPPHNSWKGNLNVSYNVGPGFATNYSTRKVKMHIHSNNEVRRIYNVIGTIRGSVEPDRYVILGGHRDSWVFGGIDPQSGAAVVHEIVRSFGKLKRKGWRPRRTVKFASWDAEEFGLLGSTEWAEENAKVLQARGVAYINADSSIEGNYTLRVDCTPLLYRLVYSLTKEIPSPDEGFEGKSLYESWYKKNPSREYKEVPRINKLGSGNDFEVFFQRLGIASGRARYSKNWLDA